One Parageobacillus sp. KH3-4 genomic region harbors:
- a CDS encoding spore maturation protein, which translates to MAFIQLLSTWLIPITVAFILLYGTVKKVPTYEAFVEGGKEGIQIAFSVIPYLVGMLVSISIFRASGALDYMMNGIKPIVEAIGLPAEVVPLAVVRTISGTAALGMATDLIATYGPDSFIGRLASTIQGSTETTLYVLTVYFGAVGIKKMGDALKVGILADILSFIVSFFIVLLIFGR; encoded by the coding sequence ATGGCGTTCATTCAGCTCCTTTCTACTTGGCTTATTCCCATCACCGTTGCGTTTATTCTTTTATACGGAACCGTAAAAAAAGTGCCAACTTATGAAGCGTTTGTCGAAGGTGGGAAAGAAGGCATTCAAATCGCGTTTTCCGTTATTCCATATTTAGTCGGCATGCTTGTTTCGATTTCGATTTTTCGCGCGTCAGGTGCATTAGATTATATGATGAACGGAATAAAGCCGATTGTTGAGGCGATTGGCCTTCCGGCGGAGGTAGTGCCGCTGGCGGTGGTTCGCACGATTTCCGGTACTGCTGCGCTTGGCATGGCAACCGATTTGATCGCTACATATGGACCGGATTCGTTCATTGGCAGGCTCGCATCTACGATACAAGGCAGTACGGAAACGACATTGTATGTGTTAACGGTTTATTTCGGCGCGGTTGGCATCAAAAAGATGGGAGATGCGCTTAAAGTCGGGATTTTAGCGGATATTCTCAGCTTTATTGTTTCCTTTTTTATTGTGTTGCTTATCTTTGGAAGATAG
- a CDS encoding nucleoside recognition domain-containing protein yields MVNLIWVAMAVIGIVFAMMNGTMNEVNEAIFKSAKEAVTISIGMISILVFWLGLMKIAEEASLLERLAAFCKPLVRRLFPEVPPNHPALGYIVSNIIANMFGLGNAATPMGIKAMEELKKLNSHQEEASRSMITFLAINTSSITLIPTTVISIRMTYGSASPGEIIGTTLVASTISTIGAVCIDRYYYWKRTRKGGKR; encoded by the coding sequence ATGGTTAATCTTATTTGGGTAGCGATGGCCGTTATTGGCATTGTTTTTGCGATGATGAACGGCACGATGAATGAAGTGAACGAAGCGATTTTTAAAAGCGCGAAAGAAGCGGTCACGATCAGCATCGGCATGATTAGCATTTTGGTGTTTTGGCTTGGATTGATGAAAATTGCTGAAGAAGCCAGCCTTTTGGAGAGGCTTGCTGCTTTTTGCAAACCGCTTGTCCGCCGCCTGTTTCCAGAAGTGCCGCCAAACCATCCCGCGCTCGGCTATATCGTTTCCAACATAATTGCTAATATGTTTGGGCTTGGCAACGCTGCGACCCCAATGGGGATTAAGGCGATGGAAGAATTAAAAAAGCTTAACAGCCATCAAGAGGAAGCAAGTCGTTCGATGATCACGTTTTTGGCGATCAATACATCAAGCATCACCCTTATTCCGACGACGGTCATTTCGATTCGCATGACATACGGGTCGGCGTCGCCGGGGGAAATTATCGGTACGACGCTTGTCGCTTCAACGATCTCAACAATTGGCGCAGTCTGCATTGATCGTTATTATTATTGGAAGAGGACACGGAAAGGCGGGAAACGGTAA
- the nagA gene encoding N-acetylglucosamine-6-phosphate deacetylase: MKRWLLKNTTIYAETGKIEQGYVLTEGDKVSEVGPMSSCPASIEAEVVELNPSFTVIPGFIDVHIHGAAGADVMDATNEALRTMAEALPKEGTTSFLATTMTAPIDRIERALENVAQYIRCSNLPGEAEVLGIHLEGPFISPKRAGAQHPNNIIEPNIELFQKWQNIANGYIRLVTLAPEENNGLALTAYLKKAGVIASIGHSDAVYEQVKTAIDAGVKHATHLFNGMRGVHHREPGVAGAVLMHDEVVCELIVDGIHVAPEMVRFAYKMKGCEGLILITDAMRAKCLGAGRYELGGQEVIVQGEKATLRDGTLAGSILKLGDAVKNAMSFTGCALEDVIRMASWNPAKQLGVLDRKGSIRAGKDADLVVLDEQHHVVMTICRGKLAYAK; this comes from the coding sequence TTGAAACGATGGCTGTTGAAAAACACTACGATTTATGCGGAAACAGGGAAAATCGAACAAGGATATGTGCTGACAGAAGGGGATAAAGTGAGCGAAGTAGGGCCAATGTCATCATGCCCGGCTTCCATCGAAGCGGAGGTGGTGGAGCTTAACCCAAGTTTCACGGTAATACCGGGATTTATTGATGTCCATATTCATGGCGCAGCAGGGGCGGATGTGATGGATGCAACAAACGAAGCGTTGCGCACGATGGCAGAAGCGCTGCCAAAGGAAGGCACAACAAGTTTTTTAGCGACGACGATGACCGCACCTATTGATCGTATTGAACGCGCTCTCGAAAATGTTGCGCAATATATACGTTGCAGCAATCTTCCTGGGGAAGCCGAGGTGCTTGGCATCCATTTGGAAGGGCCGTTTATTTCCCCAAAACGAGCGGGGGCGCAGCATCCAAACAATATTATCGAGCCGAATATCGAGTTGTTTCAAAAGTGGCAGAACATCGCGAACGGATATATTCGCCTTGTCACGCTGGCGCCGGAAGAAAATAATGGATTAGCGCTCACGGCATACTTAAAAAAAGCTGGAGTGATCGCTTCCATCGGCCATTCCGATGCGGTCTACGAACAAGTAAAAACAGCGATTGACGCAGGGGTAAAGCATGCGACCCACCTGTTTAACGGCATGCGCGGCGTCCATCATCGCGAGCCGGGAGTTGCCGGAGCGGTTCTCATGCATGATGAAGTTGTATGTGAACTAATTGTCGATGGAATTCATGTTGCGCCGGAAATGGTTCGCTTTGCATATAAAATGAAAGGCTGTGAGGGCCTCATATTAATTACGGACGCGATGCGCGCGAAATGTCTCGGCGCCGGTAGATATGAACTTGGCGGCCAAGAAGTCATTGTTCAAGGAGAAAAAGCGACATTGCGGGACGGCACGTTAGCCGGAAGCATCTTAAAATTAGGCGACGCGGTGAAAAATGCCATGTCTTTTACCGGCTGTGCTCTGGAAGACGTGATACGCATGGCCAGCTGGAATCCGGCAAAGCAATTAGGCGTTTTAGATAGAAAAGGAAGCATCCGCGCCGGCAAAGATGCCGATCTTGTCGTGTTGGACGAGCAGCATCATGTTGTGATGACAATATGCCGCGGCAAACTTGCCTATGCAAAATAA
- a CDS encoding pseudouridine synthase gives MERLQKVIARAGIASRRKAEQLILQGRVKVNGKIVTELGVKVGPRDKVEVDGIPVEKEEPVYYLFYKPRGVISSVKDDKGRKVVTDFFKDIDKRIFPIGRLDYDTSGILLLTNDGDFANLLMHPRYEIEKVYIAKVKKIPTRGQLKQLEKGIMLEDGMTAPAKVKLLSHNKQKQTAIIEIRIHEGRNRQVRRMFEAIGCNVMKLKRERYAFLDLKGLNPGEYRELTPHEVKQLRALALSGGGK, from the coding sequence ATGGAACGTTTGCAAAAAGTAATTGCCCGTGCAGGAATCGCATCAAGGCGGAAAGCAGAACAACTCATATTACAAGGAAGAGTAAAGGTGAATGGGAAAATCGTTACCGAACTTGGCGTGAAAGTCGGTCCGCGAGATAAAGTGGAAGTTGATGGGATACCGGTAGAAAAAGAGGAACCGGTATATTATCTTTTTTATAAGCCGCGCGGGGTGATCTCGAGCGTAAAAGATGATAAAGGCAGGAAAGTTGTTACCGATTTTTTTAAGGATATCGATAAGCGCATTTTCCCAATTGGCCGTCTCGATTACGATACGTCGGGGATTCTTTTGCTCACCAACGATGGGGATTTTGCCAATTTGTTAATGCATCCTCGTTACGAAATCGAAAAAGTATATATCGCAAAGGTGAAAAAAATTCCGACGCGTGGGCAATTAAAACAGCTGGAGAAAGGAATTATGCTCGAAGACGGCATGACTGCGCCGGCAAAAGTAAAATTGCTTTCTCACAATAAACAAAAACAAACCGCCATTATCGAAATTCGCATTCATGAAGGACGGAACCGCCAAGTGCGCCGCATGTTTGAGGCAATTGGCTGTAACGTTATGAAATTGAAGCGGGAGAGATACGCTTTTCTCGATTTGAAAGGGTTAAATCCTGGCGAATACCGCGAACTTACGCCACACGAAGTAAAACAGCTGCGCGCGCTCGCGTTATCGGGCGGTGGAAAATAA
- a CDS encoding response regulator transcription factor: MDKQVKILVVDDEERIRRLLKMYLERENYIIDEADNGNDALEKALGNDYDVILLDLMLPGRDGIEVCKEIREKKATPIIMLTAKGEESNRVQGFEAGTDDYIVKPFSPREVVLRVKALLRRAANTMYVLADTTAKDVLVFPHLTIDNDAHRVTVDGQEVNLTPKEYELLLFLAKSPDKVFDREQLLKEVWHYEFFGDLRTVDTHIKRLREKLNKVSPTAAKMIVTVWGVGYKFEVVND, translated from the coding sequence ATGGATAAACAAGTAAAAATTTTGGTCGTGGATGATGAAGAACGAATTCGGCGCTTGTTGAAAATGTATTTGGAGCGTGAAAATTATATAATTGATGAGGCCGATAACGGCAATGACGCGCTCGAAAAAGCGCTTGGCAACGATTATGACGTCATTTTGCTTGACCTCATGCTGCCAGGGAGGGACGGCATTGAGGTATGCAAAGAAATTCGCGAAAAGAAAGCAACTCCGATTATTATGCTGACGGCAAAAGGGGAAGAATCAAACCGTGTCCAAGGCTTTGAGGCGGGGACGGACGACTATATCGTCAAGCCGTTTAGCCCGCGCGAAGTTGTATTGCGCGTGAAGGCGCTGTTGCGGCGTGCGGCAAATACAATGTATGTCCTTGCTGACACGACCGCGAAAGACGTGCTCGTTTTTCCACATTTAACGATTGATAACGACGCCCACCGCGTCACGGTTGACGGCCAGGAAGTGAATTTGACTCCGAAAGAATACGAGCTGCTTTTATTTTTGGCAAAATCTCCAGATAAAGTGTTTGATCGCGAACAGCTGTTAAAGGAAGTATGGCATTACGAATTTTTTGGCGATTTGCGCACAGTGGACACTCATATTAAGCGATTGCGAGAAAAGTTAAACAAAGTCTCACCGACGGCGGCAAAAATGATTGTAACCGTCTGGGGAGTTGGCTATAAATTTGAGGTAGTGAACGACTAA
- a CDS encoding GntR family transcriptional regulator, producing MINKHSPLPIYYQLEQEIKEMIEKRQLKPGEMIPSERELAETYDISRMTVRQAINNLVNDGYLVRKRGKGTFVAATKIEQPLKGLTSFSEDMRARGMEPGAEVLDFNIVPASVALAQLLDVREGADLYEIRRVRLANGLPMALETSYIPCSIIPNLTREIVSGSVYEFIEKNVGLSIHSAVQVLEASVARKMEAELLQVKEGAPVLLLQRRSYLDDGRPLEVVKSVYRGDRYKFTIEMERAK from the coding sequence ATGATTAACAAACATTCACCGCTTCCTATCTATTATCAATTAGAGCAAGAGATTAAAGAAATGATTGAAAAAAGGCAGCTCAAGCCGGGAGAAATGATTCCGTCCGAGCGGGAACTGGCAGAGACGTATGATATCAGCCGAATGACGGTCCGGCAAGCGATCAATAATCTAGTAAACGATGGATATTTAGTAAGAAAACGCGGCAAAGGGACATTTGTTGCCGCGACAAAAATCGAACAGCCGCTAAAAGGACTGACAAGTTTTTCAGAAGATATGCGCGCGCGCGGCATGGAACCTGGGGCGGAGGTGCTCGATTTCAACATTGTTCCCGCCAGCGTGGCATTAGCTCAGCTGTTGGACGTGCGCGAAGGTGCGGATCTTTACGAAATTCGCCGCGTTCGTCTTGCTAACGGGTTGCCGATGGCGCTAGAAACGTCTTATATTCCATGCTCGATTATTCCTAATTTAACGCGTGAAATTGTAAGCGGTTCCGTTTATGAGTTTATTGAAAAAAATGTCGGTTTATCCATTCATTCCGCCGTGCAGGTGTTAGAGGCCTCTGTTGCCCGCAAAATGGAGGCGGAGCTGCTGCAGGTAAAAGAAGGAGCTCCTGTATTGCTCTTGCAGCGCAGAAGCTATTTGGACGACGGCCGGCCGTTAGAAGTCGTCAAATCGGTTTACCGTGGCGACCGCTACAAATTTACGATTGAGATGGAACGCGCGAAATAA
- the ccsB gene encoding c-type cytochrome biogenesis protein CcsB: protein MAQLSSTLLYIAFILYLIGTFFFGGAIRDKKGKEKKEKDRWSQLGIMTTIIGFVSQLGYFITRWIAAGHAPVSNLFEFTTFFGMMLVAAFIVIYFIYKTSVLGLFTLPVALLVIAYASMFPREITPLIPALQSDWLHIHVTTAAAGEAILAVSFAAGLIYLVRVVDQSKPSKRTFWLEVVMFCLITTLGFVLVSTSFSLADYEAKFTWVDKNGQTSEVVYDMPALVGPHEGKLVKESADRFAPFVYMPAIINAKKLNTVIWSIIGGTVLYVLLRLVLRKRIAAALQPLVKNVNLDLTDEISYRAVAIGFPVFTLGALIFAMIWAQIAWTRFWGWDPKEVWALITWLFYAAFLHLRLSKGWHGEKSAWLAVIGFAIIMFNLVAVNLVIAGLHSYAGT, encoded by the coding sequence ATGGCGCAACTAAGTAGCACGTTGTTGTATATCGCGTTTATTCTTTATTTGATCGGAACATTTTTTTTCGGTGGAGCGATTCGCGATAAAAAAGGAAAAGAGAAAAAAGAAAAGGATCGTTGGTCGCAGCTTGGCATTATGACAACGATCATCGGGTTTGTTTCGCAGCTTGGCTACTTTATTACAAGATGGATAGCAGCGGGGCATGCGCCGGTCAGCAATTTGTTTGAATTTACAACATTTTTTGGGATGATGCTTGTTGCTGCTTTTATCGTGATTTATTTTATTTATAAAACAAGCGTTCTTGGTTTGTTCACATTACCGGTCGCTTTATTAGTGATCGCTTACGCCAGCATGTTTCCGCGCGAGATCACCCCGCTGATTCCGGCGTTGCAAAGTGATTGGTTGCACATCCATGTAACTACCGCCGCGGCGGGAGAAGCGATTTTGGCCGTCAGCTTTGCCGCTGGTCTCATTTATTTAGTTCGTGTCGTGGATCAGTCCAAGCCGAGCAAACGCACGTTCTGGCTGGAAGTCGTAATGTTCTGCTTAATTACAACGCTCGGCTTTGTGCTTGTATCGACGTCATTCAGCCTTGCGGATTATGAAGCAAAATTTACATGGGTTGACAAAAATGGACAAACATCAGAAGTCGTTTACGACATGCCGGCATTAGTCGGCCCGCATGAAGGAAAGCTTGTGAAAGAAAGCGCCGACCGTTTTGCACCGTTCGTTTACATGCCGGCAATCATCAACGCAAAAAAATTAAATACGGTTATCTGGTCGATAATCGGGGGCACGGTTTTATATGTGCTGCTCCGTCTTGTGCTGCGGAAGCGGATCGCCGCAGCCTTGCAGCCGCTTGTCAAAAACGTAAACTTGGATTTAACGGATGAAATCAGTTATCGCGCTGTCGCGATCGGCTTCCCGGTATTTACGCTTGGAGCGCTCATTTTTGCGATGATTTGGGCGCAAATTGCGTGGACGCGCTTTTGGGGTTGGGATCCGAAAGAAGTATGGGCGCTTATTACATGGCTGTTTTACGCGGCGTTTTTGCACCTTCGCTTGTCCAAAGGATGGCACGGCGAAAAATCGGCATGGCTTGCGGTTATTGGTTTTGCGATCATCATGTTTAATTTAGTGGCGGTGAACTTAGTAATTGCCGGACTGCATTCCTACGCCGGAACATGA
- a CDS encoding cytochrome c biogenesis protein ResB: protein MEHVKCECGHVNPHGTAFCESCGKPLEENEEKRLLDMRYEGSARRSQTYNKTIVDKIWAFFSSVKVGVALIVITLIASAIGTIFPQEMYLPPNVSPAEYYEDQYGWLGKLYYQLGFNDLYGSWWYMLLIASIGVSLVICSLDRVIPLYRALKKQGVTRHPNFLRRQRLFSVSKVADVDDVFKQMKEKLAQRRYHIREENGNILAEKGRFSRWGPYVNHIGLIIFLIGAMLRFVPGMYVDEVLWIREGETKEVPGTHGKYFLKNEKFIYETYEKGKENEVFNAAIDRVGSGTVAKNYQTNVVLYKRVGPIVAGEEPKLKKVKEYKIRVNEPLKYDHYALYQVDFKQNEPYKMAFQLMDKTSKKSFGTVAIDLHNPKPSYDLGNGYRVELLSYFPDFYFDEDGNPSTKSKVPNNPAFVFKMFAPDKPKGEVSFVAIQQTIEPFGNNKYKMAFAGLETRNVSGLTVRRDFTLWILGVGGAIFMIGVVQGMYWNHRRIWLQRVNGEVWLAAHTNKNWFGLKNEIRRVIEGTGLAMPIDQAEEEKTAAQGGQVHGATK, encoded by the coding sequence ATGGAACATGTAAAGTGCGAATGCGGGCATGTGAATCCGCACGGGACTGCTTTTTGCGAATCATGCGGAAAACCGCTTGAGGAAAACGAAGAGAAAAGGCTCTTGGACATGCGTTATGAAGGAAGCGCGCGCCGTTCGCAAACGTACAATAAAACGATCGTGGATAAAATTTGGGCGTTTTTCTCTTCGGTGAAGGTCGGAGTGGCGCTTATTGTTATTACACTCATCGCCTCAGCGATCGGAACGATTTTTCCGCAGGAAATGTATCTTCCGCCAAATGTCAGCCCCGCTGAATATTACGAGGATCAATACGGCTGGCTAGGAAAGTTGTATTATCAGCTTGGATTTAATGATTTGTACGGGTCATGGTGGTATATGCTTCTTATTGCGTCGATCGGCGTATCGCTTGTCATTTGCAGTTTAGACCGCGTGATACCGCTCTATCGCGCTTTGAAAAAGCAAGGCGTCACAAGGCATCCAAATTTTTTGCGGCGGCAGCGGTTATTTAGCGTTTCGAAAGTTGCTGATGTCGATGATGTATTCAAACAGATGAAAGAGAAATTGGCGCAGCGCCGCTACCATATTCGCGAAGAAAACGGCAATATTTTGGCGGAAAAAGGCCGTTTTTCCCGCTGGGGTCCGTATGTCAACCATATCGGATTAATTATTTTCTTAATTGGGGCAATGCTTCGCTTTGTTCCTGGCATGTATGTCGATGAAGTGTTGTGGATTCGCGAGGGAGAAACGAAAGAAGTCCCTGGAACTCATGGAAAATATTTTTTAAAGAACGAAAAATTTATTTATGAAACATATGAAAAAGGGAAGGAAAATGAAGTGTTTAATGCGGCGATTGATCGCGTCGGCAGCGGCACGGTCGCGAAAAACTACCAAACGAACGTCGTGCTTTATAAACGTGTCGGGCCGATTGTCGCCGGCGAAGAACCGAAACTAAAAAAAGTAAAAGAGTATAAGATTCGTGTCAACGAACCGTTAAAATATGACCATTATGCGCTGTACCAAGTCGATTTTAAACAAAACGAGCCGTATAAAATGGCGTTTCAATTAATGGATAAAACATCGAAAAAATCGTTTGGCACTGTCGCCATCGATTTGCATAACCCAAAACCTTCCTATGACCTTGGCAACGGTTATCGTGTGGAGTTATTAAGTTACTTCCCGGATTTTTATTTTGATGAAGATGGAAATCCGTCTACGAAATCAAAAGTTCCAAACAATCCGGCGTTTGTGTTTAAAATGTTTGCCCCGGACAAGCCAAAAGGGGAAGTGAGCTTTGTCGCCATTCAACAGACGATTGAGCCATTTGGCAACAATAAATATAAAATGGCATTTGCTGGCTTGGAGACGAGAAACGTGTCAGGCCTTACGGTACGCCGCGACTTTACGCTTTGGATTTTAGGCGTTGGCGGAGCGATATTCATGATTGGGGTCGTCCAAGGGATGTATTGGAACCATCGCCGCATCTGGCTGCAGCGCGTCAATGGCGAAGTGTGGCTTGCTGCGCATACGAACAAAAATTGGTTCGGGTTAAAAAATGAAATTCGCCGCGTCATTGAAGGAACGGGATTAGCGATGCCGATCGATCAAGCGGAAGAAGAGAAAACAGCAGCGCAAGGGGGGCAAGTGCATGGCGCAACTAAGTAG
- a CDS encoding thiol-disulfide oxidoreductase ResA produces the protein MKKQQRLVMRTIILLLLLAAVGYTIYSNFFTDKAEVKVGSTAPDFVLTDLSGKQHRLSDYRGKGVFLNFWGTWCKPCEKEMPYINRQYSTYKNQGVEVLAVNVGETKLSVQRFVDRFGLTFPVMIDREDQVMNAYDVDQLPATFLIDKNGKVKKIITGTMTEEMVKQYMESIKP, from the coding sequence ATGAAAAAACAACAGCGGCTTGTCATGAGAACGATAATTTTATTACTGTTATTAGCAGCGGTAGGATATACGATTTATTCCAATTTTTTTACCGATAAAGCAGAGGTAAAAGTTGGCTCAACAGCGCCGGATTTTGTTTTGACCGATTTAAGCGGAAAGCAACATCGTCTTTCCGACTATCGCGGCAAAGGGGTGTTTTTGAACTTCTGGGGAACATGGTGCAAGCCGTGCGAAAAGGAAATGCCATACATCAACCGGCAGTATAGCACATATAAAAACCAAGGTGTCGAAGTCTTGGCGGTGAACGTTGGTGAGACAAAGTTAAGTGTGCAAAGATTTGTCGACCGCTTTGGATTGACGTTTCCAGTCATGATCGACCGGGAAGATCAAGTAATGAACGCCTATGATGTCGATCAACTGCCGGCGACGTTTTTGATTGATAAAAACGGCAAAGTGAAAAAAATCATCACTGGAACGATGACAGAGGAAATGGTCAAGCAGTATATGGAAAGTATTAAACCGTAA
- the nagB gene encoding glucosamine-6-phosphate deaminase gives MKLIEAANYEEMSQKAAHIIISQVKEKPDSVLGLATGSTMLGVYKQLVEDHRQNGTSYRNVHTVNLDEYIGLSSDHPNSYRYYMNQHLFFHIDIPLSQTYIPNGASDDVEAECQRYEQLIESLGGIDLQILGIGRNGHIGFNEPGTPFSIPTHVVELAPSTRQANARFFPSLEDVPRQAITMGIATIMKSRHILLLASGTAKAAVMAKLFEGTVTTDMPASVLHTHPNVTVIADQEALSLVPDEKRKVYGK, from the coding sequence ATGAAATTAATCGAAGCAGCAAACTACGAAGAGATGAGTCAAAAAGCGGCTCACATCATTATTTCCCAGGTAAAGGAAAAACCTGATTCTGTTCTTGGTCTTGCCACAGGATCAACCATGCTAGGCGTATATAAGCAATTAGTCGAAGATCATCGGCAAAACGGAACATCGTATCGCAACGTTCACACGGTCAATTTGGATGAATATATTGGCTTGTCGTCCGACCATCCGAACAGCTATCGCTACTATATGAATCAACATTTATTTTTCCATATCGATATCCCGCTTTCGCAAACATACATTCCAAACGGGGCGAGCGATGATGTGGAAGCGGAATGCCAGCGCTATGAACAGCTTATTGAGAGTTTAGGAGGAATTGATTTGCAAATTTTAGGTATTGGAAGAAACGGGCATATTGGCTTTAACGAGCCAGGGACGCCGTTTTCAATTCCGACGCACGTCGTTGAGTTAGCTCCGTCGACGCGGCAAGCGAATGCCCGCTTTTTCCCATCTTTAGAGGATGTGCCGCGCCAAGCGATTACCATGGGAATCGCAACGATCATGAAAAGCCGTCATATATTGCTATTAGCGTCGGGAACAGCGAAAGCGGCAGTGATGGCAAAATTGTTCGAGGGAACCGTGACTACAGATATGCCGGCATCAGTGCTTCATACCCATCCAAACGTCACGGTGATTGCCGACCAAGAGGCATTATCGCTTGTGCCAGATGAAAAACGAAAGGTGTATGGAAAATGA
- a CDS encoding ATP-binding protein, which yields MWLFRSVVGKLWFTILLLVSCVLFVLTVLLLKFFENYYVQEAEKELTQLATKVSEVMRDYEDEKLARSIAWTLVDHTSKAVIITDSSHYWYSPTNDELRDLPLSLIEQDKDLRKVFTEGKSVKKKAYLPNVQIGKQYSDVIIVGVPLETANGKQGGVFIYQSLRAIEDTTRQTKKLIFLAAFIAIVLTTFFAFFLSTRITAPLRKMRQAAFEVARGKFDTKVPILTHDEIGELAMAFNQMGRRLQFNINALNQEKEQLASILSSMADGVITFNRDGEILITNPPAERFLQAWYFEQGNDAETIAPLPPQAKELFIRVVREEKEQSIELSLQGRTWVILMTPLYGKTNVRGAVAVLRDMTEERRLDKLRKDFIANVSHELRTPIAMLQGYSEAIIDDIAATDEEKKEMAKVIYDESLRMGRLVNDLLDLARMEAGHITLNYETVQLAPYIGRIIRKFQGLAKEKQIDLSAEFKNEDIQITIDPDRIEQVLTNLIDNAIRHTDQNGTVKIIAERSGDGVTIHVQDSGSGISEEDLPFVFERFYKADKARTRGRSGTGLGLAIAKNIVEAHKGTIFVHSKLHEGTTFTFYLPNGPQKM from the coding sequence ATGTGGCTTTTTCGCAGCGTGGTCGGAAAATTATGGTTCACTATATTATTGCTCGTTTCCTGTGTATTATTTGTCCTTACGGTTCTTTTGTTAAAATTTTTTGAAAATTATTATGTACAAGAAGCGGAAAAAGAATTGACGCAGCTTGCGACAAAAGTATCGGAAGTCATGCGCGACTACGAAGATGAAAAGCTGGCACGTTCGATCGCATGGACGCTTGTCGACCATACGTCCAAAGCGGTCATTATCACTGATTCCTCGCATTACTGGTATTCGCCGACAAACGATGAACTACGCGATTTGCCGCTATCACTGATTGAACAGGATAAAGATTTGCGAAAAGTGTTCACGGAAGGAAAAAGCGTAAAAAAGAAAGCGTATTTGCCAAACGTGCAAATCGGCAAACAATATAGTGATGTGATTATTGTCGGCGTGCCGCTGGAAACGGCGAATGGAAAACAGGGCGGAGTATTTATTTACCAATCGTTGCGGGCCATTGAAGATACGACAAGGCAAACGAAAAAATTGATTTTTCTTGCCGCGTTTATCGCCATCGTGTTGACAACGTTTTTCGCCTTTTTCTTATCGACCCGTATTACCGCGCCTTTGCGAAAAATGCGGCAAGCGGCCTTTGAAGTGGCGCGCGGCAAATTTGACACCAAAGTGCCGATTTTAACGCATGATGAAATCGGTGAATTGGCGATGGCGTTCAACCAGATGGGCAGACGGCTGCAATTTAACATTAATGCGCTGAACCAGGAAAAAGAGCAGCTGGCAAGCATTTTAAGCAGCATGGCCGATGGCGTCATCACCTTTAATCGCGACGGTGAGATATTAATTACGAACCCGCCTGCAGAGCGGTTTTTGCAAGCATGGTATTTTGAACAAGGAAACGATGCGGAAACAATCGCGCCGCTACCTCCGCAGGCAAAAGAGTTATTTATTCGCGTTGTCCGTGAGGAAAAGGAGCAATCGATCGAATTGTCCCTGCAAGGGCGGACATGGGTGATTTTAATGACGCCGCTTTATGGCAAAACGAACGTACGCGGAGCGGTGGCGGTGCTGCGCGATATGACGGAGGAGCGCCGCTTGGATAAACTCCGCAAAGATTTTATCGCCAACGTTTCTCATGAACTGCGCACGCCGATTGCGATGCTTCAAGGGTACAGCGAAGCGATTATTGATGATATTGCCGCAACAGATGAAGAAAAGAAAGAGATGGCGAAAGTCATTTATGACGAATCGCTGCGCATGGGCCGCCTTGTCAACGACTTATTAGATTTGGCGCGCATGGAAGCAGGACACATTACGTTAAATTACGAAACCGTCCAGCTCGCCCCATATATCGGACGGATTATTCGCAAATTCCAAGGGCTAGCAAAAGAAAAACAAATTGATTTGTCGGCGGAGTTTAAAAATGAGGACATCCAAATTACGATTGACCCGGACCGCATTGAACAAGTATTGACGAATTTGATTGATAATGCGATTCGTCATACGGATCAAAACGGAACCGTCAAGATTATTGCCGAACGAAGCGGAGACGGTGTTACGATCCATGTGCAAGATTCCGGATCCGGCATTTCTGAAGAAGATTTGCCGTTTGTGTTTGAGCGCTTCTACAAAGCGGATAAGGCGCGCACGCGCGGCCGTTCAGGAACGGGATTAGGCCTTGCGATTGCGAAAAATATCGTCGAGGCGCATAAAGGGACGATTTTCGTTCATAGCAAGCTTCATGAAGGAACGACATTTACGTTTTATTTGCCAAACGGCCCGCAAAAAATGTAA